The sequence AGGCCGTGAGCGAGGAGGAGGGACGCCCCGCCGCGGACATCGTGAAGCTGGACGGGAACGAAAACCCGTACGGCTGCTCTCCGCGTGTGCGCCAGGCCCTCGCCGAGTTCCCGTGGTATCACCTGTACCCTGATCCGGAGCAGAGCCGTCTGCGGACGGCCCTCGCGCGCTACATGGGCCTTGGGCCGGAGAACATCGTAGCGGGCGCGGGCAGCGACGAGATCATTGACCTGCTACTGCGCCTGACGCTGGAGCCGGGCGACGCCGTTGTGGACTGCGTGCCCACCTTCGGCATGTACCGCTTCTCCACAGAGCTTTGCGGAGGCCGCTCCGTCGCCGTGCCGCGCCGCGCCGACTACGGCCTGGACGTGCCCGCGGTGAAGCGGGCGCTGGGGGGCGCCAAGGCCGTCTTCATCGCGTCGCCCAACAACCCCACGGGCAACCTGTCGCCCCAGGCCGAGATAGAAGAGCTGCTGAGAAGCGGGGCGCTGGTCGTGGTGGACGAGGCGTACCAGGAGTTCAGCGGAGAGACGGTGGCGCCCCTTGTCGCGCGCTATCGCAACCTGGTGGTCCTGCGCACGTTCAGCAAGTGGGCCGGTCTGGCGGGGCTGCGCGTCGGCTACGGCGCCATGGCCCCGGAGCTGGCCGCGCGGCTGATGCACATCAAGTCGCCGTACAACGTGAACGCCGCCGCCGAGGTGGCCGCGCTTGCCGCCCTGGAGGACGGGGCGCATCTGCGGAAGGTCGTGCAGCTCATCGTGGCGGAACGGGAGCGTCTGTTCAAGGAGCTGGCGCGGCTGCCGTTCCTGACGGTGTACCCGTCGCGGGCCAACTTCCTGCTCTGCCGCGTCGCGGGGGTCGGCCCTTCCGCGGAAGGGGTGCACGCGGCGCTGCGCCGCAGGGGCGTTCTGCTTCGCCACTTCAACACGCCATA comes from Dehalococcoidia bacterium and encodes:
- the hisC gene encoding histidinol-phosphate transaminase, whose product is MASQESRGQDPLARLIRPHLLRMAGYQPIRPVEAVSEEEGRPAADIVKLDGNENPYGCSPRVRQALAEFPWYHLYPDPEQSRLRTALARYMGLGPENIVAGAGSDEIIDLLLRLTLEPGDAVVDCVPTFGMYRFSTELCGGRSVAVPRRADYGLDVPAVKRALGGAKAVFIASPNNPTGNLSPQAEIEELLRSGALVVVDEAYQEFSGETVAPLVARYRNLVVLRTFSKWAGLAGLRVGYGAMAPELAARLMHIKSPYNVNAAAEVAALAALEDGAHLRKVVQLIVAERERLFKELARLPFLTVYPSRANFLLCRVAGVGPSAEGVHAALRRRGVLLRHFNTPYVKDCLRVSVGRPEDTDRLLTALRQAWEECRAGA